AAACATATTCTCACGATACCCCAACAGATATCACCACCTTTGAAATCATATGATTACAAGGATCTGAAAATTTCATGGGGCAAAAACAGATAATCGACAATATTACAATAACAGTTATCCAAACCAGAAATGTTTGAAATGCCAAAGGAGAATCGGGCGAAAATTCAGAAAAAAAGAGTGATAAATTTTTTAAAACTGACCGAAACCCAAAACAACACCCCCACAAAAAAGGCAATAATGCATTGCCAATCAAGTAAAAATCTTTGAAAAAAATCACCCAATTTTTGAGTGATAATCAACTAAAAAATAGCTCTAAGAAAAATAAAAACTTACTACAAAAACCGCCAAAAAGTATTACTTAGTTATGTATAGAAATATATCAAGCTTTTGCCTCTCAAGTGATACTTATGAATTTCATTGCAGATAAACCTGATGCATTTTGAAATCCAATTCCATAATGATTAGTCAAATTACTTCAATACCTAACATTTTCATCTTATTTATCAAATAAATGAAATATTGAATTGAAATGATAATATTGAAGTCATTGCAAACAACACTTATTTAAGCGATGAGAAACATAGTAAATGTACAAACTGAAGAGGCGATAAGCTATGGCAAAACCTATTGGAGATACCCCAACATTATATGGTAAAGAAGCATCTGATTTTTTAAACAGAATGGTCGAACCTCTTACAGAAAAGGATAAAGAATTCAAAAAGAGGTATGATGCGGCTAGGAAGGTATCATTCTAGAACTCTTAAATCCAGATATAAATAGAATGTCTGTTCAGGATTTCGTTCTATAATGACATCTAATTTCTCTTTAATTTTATCGTCGTCTTTTTTCAGGTTAATGAAGTTATGATTTGTGTAGAAATTATATGCGCTTGCATATCCTTCCACCGTAACAAATCTTAATCCAACATTATCTTCAGCAATATTTTTAACATTGAATAAAACGCTCATCAATATTTCGGAACCTAATCCTTTATGAGCATATTTTTCATCTATCGCAAATCTTCCTATTTTGATTGCAGGCAATTTCCTCTTTTTGGAAGTGATGTCCAATTGATCTTTAATATCCTGTTTTGTGTCTTCATCACGAATATCCCTTAAAGGAACTGTATCAGTCAAAAGGGAAACATAACCTACTATAGTATCATCACACATCACTAATTTTGTCAGGTTTAATTTGCTTTTTTGCTGAGTTAACGCATCACGTTTAAGAAAATCATTCAAATCATCTGATGCACACTTAAAATTGGACAAATCATGTTCGCCTGTAAGTGTTTCAAAGCGATAATTTTCCTTAATATATTCAATATCCATACTATAAGATTGTTTATCATAGTTTATTAAGATTTCCATCGTTTAAATTACGAACTAAAAGCAATATTACGTATTCAAAGTAATTATGATATTAAAATGATGATAAATCAATAATCAACAAAATATCCTCCAATTAAAATTAGCCAAGGTTTAATAATCAATTAACACCCCAAATTGAATGAACAAGAAAAATCAATCAAATCCAAAATCAGCCTCACGCCTCAAACATGACCGTGCACCCATGGATTTTCAAGCTTCAAAGAGAAAACAGAAAGTTCACATCAATTTAATTTTTTACGACTTAACAAAAAAGAGACAATCACCCCCTACAGCCGAAAACATATCCTCACGATACTCCAACAGATATCACCACCTTTGAAATCATATGATTAAAAGGATTTGAAAATTTTATAAGACAAAAACAGATAACCCCGAATATTACAATAACAGTTACCCTAACCAAAAACATCTGAAATAACAAATCAAAATCAGACGAAAATTCATGCAGAAACAATGGTAAATTTTTTAAAATTAACCAAAACCCAAAACAACACCGCCACAAAAAAGGCAATATTGCATTGCCAATCAAGTAAAAATCCTTGAAAAAAATCACATGATTTTCAAGCGATAATCAGTGAAAAAATACCTTTAAGAAAATTAAAAAAATACTACAAAAATCAACAATTCGTAATACTCAGATACCTTTTTATAGTAGAAAATAAAATATTATATATGCTAATGCAAATAAAATAATAGTTCATTGAAGTGTCCTTTAGGTTAATTCACTCTATTAATCACTCCATTTAAGTAAAGCCTAAAGGCATGAACTCATTTTATAAAAATACTAATTTTTAGAAGAATTTTTTTTAAAGACTATTTCATCCATTTTATTTATAAAAAGTATTACTTTAATGGACTTATATTAAGCTACAAGTTCAGTTAACAAACTAAAAATTTGATTCATAGAAAAGCCAACAACTAAATTACTTTTTACCACAATACCTTTATCAAACTATCAAATAGCAACAACAATAAAAAGCATTTATAAAATTAGCCTATTAAAAATAAATTTACTCCAACCGGAATGACTCCTGTGAATCAAAAAATAAGATGAAAAGAAGATTCGATAAAATAGAAAATATGATCAATTAAAATAATGTTTAACTCATA
The genomic region above belongs to Methanobrevibacter sp. and contains:
- a CDS encoding N-acetyltransferase, coding for MEILINYDKQSYSMDIEYIKENYRFETLTGEHDLSNFKCASDDLNDFLKRDALTQQKSKLNLTKLVMCDDTIVGYVSLLTDTVPLRDIRDEDTKQDIKDQLDITSKKRKLPAIKIGRFAIDEKYAHKGLGSEILMSVLFNVKNIAEDNVGLRFVTVEGYASAYNFYTNHNFINLKKDDDKIKEKLDVIIERNPEQTFYLYLDLRVLE